From a single Aestuariibius sp. HNIBRBA575 genomic region:
- a CDS encoding zinc-finger domain-containing protein — MTTPAPETKIVSQWRVACDGGEGALGHPRVWLQIPTEHGWVECPYCDCKMIHETMKDQVNA, encoded by the coding sequence ATGACCACACCTGCCCCAGAGACCAAGATTGTCAGCCAATGGCGTGTTGCCTGTGATGGGGGTGAAGGCGCGTTGGGGCATCCGCGCGTTTGGTTGCAGATCCCGACGGAACATGGCTGGGTGGAATGCCCCTATTGCGATTGCAAAATGATCCATGAAACCATGAAGGATCAGGTCAACGCTTAA
- a CDS encoding HIT domain-containing protein: MDFDYDTNNIFAKILRGEIPNQTVFENDHALAFRDINPGAPVHVLVIPKGPYVSIDHFARDASPEEQVGFFAAVARVCEVENLSQGFRSIANTRTHGVQDVPHFHLHLIGGKQLGAMLPQS, translated from the coding sequence ATGGATTTTGACTACGATACAAACAATATTTTCGCCAAAATCCTGCGCGGCGAAATCCCCAATCAAACGGTGTTTGAAAACGATCACGCGCTGGCATTTCGCGACATAAATCCCGGCGCGCCGGTGCATGTTCTGGTGATCCCCAAAGGCCCCTATGTCAGCATCGATCATTTCGCACGTGACGCCAGCCCAGAGGAACAGGTCGGATTTTTTGCCGCCGTGGCCCGTGTTTGTGAGGTTGAAAACCTGAGCCAGGGGTTCCGGTCCATCGCCAACACGCGCACTCACGGCGTTCAGGATGTGCCGCATTTCCACCTGCATCTGATTGGCGGCAAACAATTGGGCGCGATGCTCCCTCAAAGTTGA
- a CDS encoding DUF5928 domain-containing protein, whose amino-acid sequence MAKIAFILLCHKDPDAIIQQARQLTAVGDCMSIHFDARAPKAAFQKIQDALADNPNVTFARKRIKCGWGEWSLVQATLYAVEAAVEAFPRATHFYMVSGDCMAVKSARYAHDFLDAEDVDYIESFDYFESDWIKTGMKEERLIYRHFFNERTQPWRFYQSFKWQEKLGLTRDIPADIQVQIGSQWWCLRRRTIEWILDFTKQRKDVMRFFRTTWIPDETFFQTLVRHLVPEPEIRTRTLTFLTFSDYGMPINFYNDHYELLLSQDFLFARKISPEAKELKKRLGVLYASERDDFKISNEGRSLHKFLTGRGRIGRRFATRFWETEASLGRDRELMVVACKKWHVAKRLVGSIKHHTNIPAIDYLFNEEDTPLPDLGGIQSTLEKRTRHRRALMRMLYDYYDTDRLIICLDTASIDLLQDFYSDRSTTRLLEIDCEFTDDYLVGHAKRVGLAGEQTSEDTLRQLLPTIRYDVVYESDRLRDSGFVNHTRLRQDHTADENAEPIAEFLTVGHDVAKQIAETPYLFVD is encoded by the coding sequence ATGGCAAAAATCGCCTTCATTCTGCTGTGTCACAAGGATCCGGATGCGATCATCCAACAAGCGCGTCAATTGACGGCTGTGGGCGATTGCATGTCGATTCATTTTGATGCACGTGCGCCCAAGGCGGCGTTTCAGAAAATTCAGGATGCTTTGGCCGACAATCCGAATGTGACCTTTGCGCGCAAACGGATCAAATGCGGCTGGGGGGAATGGAGCCTGGTTCAGGCCACGCTTTATGCGGTTGAGGCCGCGGTCGAAGCCTTCCCACGTGCGACCCATTTCTACATGGTGTCGGGGGATTGCATGGCGGTGAAATCTGCGCGCTATGCCCATGATTTTCTGGATGCCGAAGACGTCGATTACATCGAAAGTTTTGATTACTTTGAAAGCGATTGGATCAAAACTGGGATGAAGGAAGAGCGGCTGATTTATCGCCATTTCTTCAACGAACGCACCCAGCCTTGGCGGTTTTATCAATCGTTTAAGTGGCAGGAAAAACTGGGTCTGACCCGTGACATTCCGGCTGATATTCAGGTGCAAATCGGCAGCCAATGGTGGTGTCTGCGACGGCGCACCATTGAATGGATTTTGGATTTTACCAAACAACGCAAAGACGTGATGCGGTTTTTCCGCACAACGTGGATTCCGGATGAAACGTTTTTTCAAACCCTTGTGCGCCATCTGGTGCCCGAACCCGAAATCCGCACCCGCACCCTGACATTTTTGACGTTTTCCGATTACGGGATGCCGATCAATTTCTACAATGATCACTATGAATTACTGCTTTCACAGGATTTCCTGTTTGCCCGCAAAATCAGCCCAGAAGCCAAAGAACTAAAGAAACGGTTGGGGGTATTGTATGCGTCTGAACGTGACGATTTCAAAATCTCAAACGAAGGGCGCAGTCTGCATAAATTCCTGACCGGGCGGGGCCGTATTGGTCGGCGTTTTGCGACGCGGTTCTGGGAAACCGAGGCGTCCCTGGGCCGGGATCGCGAATTGATGGTTGTGGCGTGCAAAAAATGGCATGTGGCCAAACGGCTGGTTGGGTCGATCAAACATCACACCAACATTCCCGCCATCGATTATCTGTTCAACGAAGAAGACACGCCGTTGCCCGATCTGGGCGGCATCCAAAGCACGCTTGAAAAACGCACCCGTCACCGGCGTGCGTTGATGCGGATGCTGTATGATTACTATGACACGGATCGGCTGATCATCTGTCTGGACACGGCCAGCATTGATCTGTTGCAGGATTTCTATTCGGATCGCTCGACCACGCGGCTGCTGGAAATCGATTGCGAATTTACGGATGACTATCTGGTTGGCCATGCCAAACGGGTCGGATTGGCCGGCGAACAAACGTCCGAAGATACGCTGCGGCAATTGCTGCCCACGATCCGTTATGACGTGGTCTATGAAAGCGATCGTTTGAGGGATTCGGGGTTTGTGAACCACACGCGCCTGCGGCAGGATCACACTGCGGATGAAAACGCCGAACCGATTGCTGAATTTCTGACCGTGGGTCATGATGTGGCCAAACAGATTGCTGAAACGCCGTATCTCTTTGTGGATTAG
- a CDS encoding sulfotransferase family protein: protein MGFPGTWMTESESMVYRVVPKCACSTIGQIMYYSDQGEFFDGDIHDATGNMHKWSMESSQQAITDNAQSHKSYAFTCVRNPYTRILSSFFDKICGIQRNGRRYRGNLVPLLIQKYGIEVGDPDTGFEFDQIQSFRRFLLFARDTIRWRRPMEPDIHWSAMSGHVSTFIVNGGRYDNIFWTESFNDGMQSVLDAIETPHQVDLAAIPRFNESEGHGPKRAHPVEDYFDDLSMHLVYEIYKRDFNLFKYDFENPGNKMPIGEIDLDEVHAKLGE, encoded by the coding sequence ATGGGTTTTCCCGGAACGTGGATGACAGAGAGCGAAAGCATGGTGTACCGGGTGGTGCCCAAATGCGCGTGCTCGACCATTGGCCAGATCATGTATTATTCCGACCAAGGCGAATTCTTTGATGGTGACATCCATGACGCCACGGGAAACATGCACAAATGGTCGATGGAAAGCAGCCAACAGGCGATCACCGACAACGCCCAGTCCCACAAAAGCTATGCCTTCACCTGCGTGCGCAATCCCTATACGCGCATCCTGTCGTCGTTCTTTGACAAAATCTGCGGCATTCAGCGCAATGGCCGCCGGTATCGGGGCAATCTGGTGCCGCTTTTGATCCAGAAATATGGGATCGAGGTGGGCGATCCGGATACGGGCTTTGAATTTGACCAAATCCAAAGTTTCCGCCGGTTTTTGCTGTTTGCGCGTGATACCATCCGTTGGCGCCGCCCGATGGAGCCTGACATCCATTGGTCCGCCATGTCCGGGCATGTGTCCACGTTCATCGTCAATGGCGGGCGCTACGATAATATTTTCTGGACTGAATCGTTCAACGACGGGATGCAATCGGTGCTGGACGCCATCGAAACCCCGCATCAGGTCGATCTGGCCGCGATCCCACGTTTCAACGAAAGCGAAGGCCACGGCCCCAAACGGGCCCATCCGGTTGAGGATTATTTCGACGATCTGTCGATGCATCTGGTCTATGAAATCTACAAACGTGATTTCAACCTGTTCAAATATGACTTTGAAAACCCAGGGAATAAAATGCCCATCGGCGAAATTGATCTGGACGAAGTCCACGCCAAACTGGGCGAATAA
- a CDS encoding DNA-3-methyladenine glycosylase I: MRSFDAIFDIAADRKGGTAILETLLERPKTPADIRQIPDDHWLAAMARGVFQAGFSWKVIDAKWPGFETAFQGFDPAPVAFYHDEDIDRLISDKGIVRHGPKIQSVIENARFVMDIANEHGSFGAFVAEWPDDDFVGLTSVLKKRGSRLGGNTGPYMLRSMGVDSFILSRDVVGRLVAEGVIDKTPTSQKALKATQAAFNTWRSQSGRSLTEISRVLAMSL; encoded by the coding sequence ATGCGTAGTTTCGACGCCATTTTTGATATCGCAGCGGATCGCAAAGGTGGCACTGCGATATTAGAAACCCTGTTAGAACGGCCCAAAACTCCGGCGGATATTCGACAAATCCCCGATGATCACTGGCTGGCGGCGATGGCGCGCGGGGTGTTTCAGGCTGGGTTTAGCTGGAAAGTGATCGACGCCAAATGGCCCGGTTTTGAAACCGCATTTCAGGGGTTTGACCCTGCCCCGGTCGCGTTTTACCACGACGAAGATATCGACCGCCTGATATCAGACAAAGGCATTGTGCGTCACGGCCCGAAAATTCAGTCGGTGATCGAAAACGCGCGGTTTGTGATGGATATCGCCAATGAACACGGATCGTTTGGCGCGTTTGTTGCCGAATGGCCAGACGATGATTTTGTCGGTCTGACGAGCGTGTTGAAAAAACGTGGATCGCGGCTGGGCGGCAATACCGGCCCTTATATGTTGCGATCCATGGGCGTCGACAGTTTCATCCTGTCGCGTGATGTGGTTGGGCGGCTGGTTGCCGAAGGCGTGATCGACAAAACGCCCACATCCCAAAAAGCGCTGAAAGCCACCCAAGCGGCATTCAACACATGGCGATCCCAATCAGGCCGAAGCCTGACCGAAATCAGCCGTGTTTTAGCGATGAGCCTGTAG